From a region of the Desulfomonile tiedjei genome:
- a CDS encoding enoyl-CoA hydratase/isomerase family protein: protein MDWKHVEINRSGPVAVVKFDRSDNLNALSLDLMRELTEAARSFEDDLDTTVVVLTGSPTAFSAGLDLRDPKVIEATQAPLGERRRLVGFGPKMCRAWEEMQQVTIAAIEGHCIGGGVSLAVSCDFRVMADGAFFRVPELGLGMNMSWQTLPRLVHLVGPARAKQIVILAEKIGNETAFNWGLADFPARKGEASSQAMNVANKVSEMPPLPVKMTKQAVNAVTNALDSVASYMETDQFILCQTTQDHSEAVSAYFEKRKGTFKGN, encoded by the coding sequence ATGGACTGGAAACACGTTGAAATCAACAGATCAGGCCCGGTGGCCGTTGTGAAATTCGATCGTTCGGACAACCTCAATGCCCTGTCTTTAGACCTAATGAGAGAACTTACCGAGGCGGCCCGATCTTTCGAGGACGACCTCGACACCACCGTGGTGGTTCTGACCGGTTCCCCAACAGCTTTCAGCGCGGGACTGGACCTGCGGGATCCTAAAGTGATCGAGGCCACGCAGGCCCCGTTGGGAGAAAGGCGAAGGCTGGTGGGGTTCGGGCCTAAAATGTGCCGCGCGTGGGAAGAAATGCAGCAGGTTACCATAGCGGCCATCGAGGGCCATTGCATTGGCGGAGGCGTCTCACTTGCCGTTTCATGCGACTTCAGGGTGATGGCTGACGGTGCTTTTTTCAGGGTGCCGGAATTGGGTCTGGGCATGAATATGAGCTGGCAGACGCTCCCCCGCCTCGTGCACCTGGTGGGCCCCGCGAGGGCCAAACAAATAGTTATCCTGGCCGAGAAGATCGGTAACGAGACGGCCTTCAATTGGGGGCTGGCCGATTTTCCGGCGAGAAAAGGCGAGGCCTCGTCACAAGCCATGAACGTGGCCAATAAGGTCTCGGAAATGCCTCCTTTGCCGGTGAAAATGACCAAGCAGGCGGTCAACGCGGTTACCAATGCGCTGGATAGCGTGGCCAGTTACATGGAGACCGACCAGTTTATCCTGTGCCAGACAACTCAAGACCACAGTGAGGCGGTCTCTGCCTATTTCGAGAAACGCAAAGGCACATTCAAAGGGAATTGA
- a CDS encoding lysoplasmalogenase has translation MIDIIILLVALGLMAGLLIAEKRESPRSILLFKTPLSVLFVAVALIQPHPDQSYYHWILAGLVWGLIGDVCLALPGNKAFKAGLVAFLVGHILYIVAFARLSEPAAWVTPAHLLIAAASVGVFWWLRPHLGAMLVPVLFYVIVISVMLAAAWVAFLNPAVKAGGAWTLLIGALCFYFSDVFVARDRFVKNQFANRLLGLPLYYAGQFLLAFSVGLIR, from the coding sequence ATGATAGACATTATTATTCTATTGGTTGCACTGGGTCTGATGGCGGGACTTCTGATCGCGGAGAAGAGAGAAAGCCCGCGATCGATCCTTCTTTTCAAAACGCCGCTTTCTGTCCTCTTCGTAGCCGTTGCTCTGATTCAGCCTCACCCTGATCAGTCATATTATCACTGGATACTTGCGGGACTTGTTTGGGGCCTGATAGGGGACGTGTGTCTGGCCCTACCGGGCAACAAGGCGTTCAAAGCCGGGCTGGTGGCGTTTCTGGTCGGCCACATCCTGTACATAGTCGCTTTTGCTCGCCTTTCCGAGCCGGCGGCATGGGTTACACCGGCACACTTGCTGATAGCCGCTGCCAGCGTTGGGGTTTTCTGGTGGCTTCGCCCGCACCTGGGAGCTATGCTGGTCCCCGTCCTATTCTATGTGATAGTGATCAGCGTGATGTTGGCCGCAGCATGGGTTGCTTTCCTCAATCCTGCGGTGAAAGCCGGAGGAGCCTGGACATTGTTAATCGGGGCATTGTGCTTTTACTTTTCCGATGTCTTTGTGGCCAGGGACAGGTTCGTGAAGAATCAATTCGCAAACCGACTCCTGGGATTGCCGCTCTATTATGCAGGGCAGTTTCTACTTGCATTCTCTGTGGGATTGATCAGGTAG
- a CDS encoding MBL fold metallo-hydrolase: MLDDRITIVNPGDEYRNGMIVKISVSTGRDIFALATKNVYSGDWDVGPTWNYLIASDRPFLVDAGRRGMASSLMEMMEFVGIPANKLDSVVLSHGHEDHDGGLFALTQAAGVEIKAHETYQTLAAVAPSQAPLPEVSNYPASCWRCPMPNSFTQKNCHDYHRERETLNVTPICDENYDLGQGISVLHVPGHSPDCLAFVIDDEVMLTGDMILPEITPHPTREQHFEAAQRVLPSRYDEAAQLYGLRAYIRSVKRLREVSRRVPGLVGLPAHRLFSNGRCNVLTLSVRCDELIQHHIQRCSDILGLVGSQPMTPVEIAHGHFQPQLLNGFGINLALDEVLSHCEILEHSGDITWVDGKVVSTGKRGFETFINDIH; the protein is encoded by the coding sequence ATGCTGGACGATCGCATTACAATTGTGAACCCGGGAGATGAATACCGCAACGGCATGATCGTAAAGATCTCCGTATCCACCGGCCGCGATATTTTTGCACTTGCCACGAAGAATGTGTACTCGGGCGACTGGGACGTGGGCCCCACTTGGAACTACCTAATCGCATCGGATAGGCCTTTTCTCGTGGACGCGGGAAGGCGGGGGATGGCTTCAAGTCTGATGGAAATGATGGAATTCGTGGGCATCCCGGCCAACAAACTCGATTCCGTGGTACTTAGCCACGGGCACGAAGATCATGACGGCGGCCTGTTCGCTTTGACTCAGGCAGCCGGGGTGGAAATCAAAGCTCACGAAACGTATCAGACCCTTGCTGCTGTTGCGCCCTCCCAAGCGCCCTTGCCCGAAGTATCCAATTACCCCGCTTCGTGCTGGCGCTGCCCCATGCCCAACAGCTTTACTCAGAAAAACTGCCATGACTACCACAGAGAGCGGGAGACGCTTAATGTTACCCCCATTTGTGACGAGAATTACGATCTTGGTCAGGGGATATCTGTCCTCCACGTTCCCGGGCACTCGCCGGACTGCCTTGCCTTTGTCATCGACGATGAAGTGATGTTGACCGGCGACATGATTCTCCCCGAGATTACGCCACACCCCACGAGAGAGCAGCACTTCGAGGCCGCACAAAGGGTGCTGCCTTCCCGCTATGATGAAGCAGCCCAGCTCTATGGTCTGCGCGCGTACATCCGGTCAGTGAAAAGATTGCGTGAAGTTTCGAGAAGAGTTCCCGGACTGGTGGGGTTGCCGGCCCACAGATTGTTTTCCAATGGCCGGTGCAATGTGCTGACCCTTAGTGTCCGGTGCGATGAATTGATCCAACACCACATACAGCGGTGCTCGGACATCCTGGGCCTTGTAGGCTCCCAGCCCATGACACCTGTTGAGATCGCGCACGGACATTTCCAGCCTCAGTTGCTAAACGGCTTCGGCATCAACCTGGCGCTGGACGAAGTGTTGAGCCACTGCGAAATCCTTGAGCACAGCGGAGACATCACGTGGGTGGACGGGAAAGTGGTTTCCACGGGCAAACGAGGATTCGAGACTTTCATCAACGACATTCACTAG